The following proteins are co-located in the Streptomyces sp. DT2A-34 genome:
- a CDS encoding NAD(P)H-hydrate dehydratase, which yields MRSAYSVETVRAAERELMARLPDGALMQRAAAGLAAACADLLGRVYGSRIVLLVGSGDNGGDALYAGARLARRGAGVTAVLLKPGRAHAGGLEALRRAGGRTTGVDAAEELIERAHLVVDGIVGIGGKGGLRPEAAPLADAVARSRAAVVAVDLPSGVDVDTGEVRGTALRADLTVTFGTHKPGLLIDPAREYAGVVRLVDIGLALPNDAVELEALQHADVARLLPLPAAETDKYRRGVVGIAAGSGRYPGAAVLAVAGALRGGAGAVRYVGPAGDAVIARFPETLVSDRGPKKAGRVQAWVVGPGAGDDAATVAEVLATDVPVLIDADGLRLADAEAVRGRTAPTLMTPHAGEAAALLGVAREEVEGARLASVRELAGRYAATVLLKGSTTLVAEAGGTGAVRVNPTGTGWLATAGSGDVLSGLAGSLLAAGLTAVDAASVAAYLHGLSARFAADGAPVGAHDVAEGIPGAWRDVRG from the coding sequence ATGCGGAGTGCGTACAGCGTGGAGACGGTAAGGGCGGCCGAACGGGAGCTGATGGCACGGCTTCCGGACGGGGCACTGATGCAGCGTGCGGCGGCCGGACTCGCCGCCGCCTGCGCGGATCTGCTGGGCCGGGTGTACGGCAGCCGGATCGTCCTGCTGGTCGGCAGCGGCGACAACGGCGGCGACGCCCTGTACGCCGGCGCCCGACTGGCCAGGCGCGGGGCGGGAGTTACGGCGGTCCTGCTGAAGCCCGGGCGGGCGCATGCCGGAGGGCTGGAGGCGCTGCGCCGGGCAGGCGGAAGGACGACCGGTGTCGATGCCGCCGAGGAGTTGATCGAGCGCGCGCATCTGGTCGTCGACGGGATCGTCGGGATCGGCGGCAAGGGCGGGCTCCGTCCGGAGGCGGCACCGTTGGCCGACGCGGTGGCTCGGTCGAGGGCGGCCGTGGTCGCCGTGGACCTGCCGAGCGGCGTGGACGTCGACACGGGCGAGGTACGCGGCACGGCACTGCGGGCCGACCTCACCGTCACCTTCGGCACGCACAAGCCGGGGCTGCTGATCGATCCGGCGCGGGAGTACGCCGGGGTGGTGCGGCTGGTGGACATCGGTCTGGCGCTGCCGAACGACGCGGTGGAGCTGGAGGCGCTCCAACACGCGGACGTGGCACGGCTGTTGCCGCTGCCGGCGGCGGAGACGGACAAGTACCGGCGAGGGGTCGTAGGCATCGCGGCGGGATCCGGGAGGTATCCGGGCGCGGCCGTACTGGCCGTGGCGGGGGCGTTGCGCGGCGGGGCCGGGGCCGTGCGGTACGTCGGTCCGGCCGGGGACGCGGTGATCGCGCGGTTCCCCGAGACGCTGGTGTCGGACCGGGGGCCGAAGAAGGCCGGGCGCGTGCAGGCCTGGGTCGTCGGCCCCGGCGCCGGGGACGACGCGGCGACGGTGGCGGAGGTGCTGGCGACGGACGTCCCGGTACTGATCGACGCGGACGGGCTGCGGCTGGCGGACGCGGAGGCGGTACGGGGCCGTACGGCACCGACCCTGATGACCCCGCACGCCGGGGAGGCGGCGGCGCTGCTCGGGGTGGCACGGGAGGAGGTCGAGGGGGCTCGGCTGGCTTCGGTACGGGAGTTGGCGGGGCGGTATGCGGCGACGGTGCTGTTGAAGGGTTCGACGACGCTGGTGGCGGAGGCGGGCGGCACCGGGGCGGTACGGGTGAACCCGACGGGAACCGGCTGGCTGGCCACGGCAGGCAGCGGTGACGTGCTGTCCGGATTGGCGGGATCGCTGCTGGCGGCGGGGCTCACGGCGGTGGACGCTGCGAGCGTGGCCGCGTATCTCCATGGCCTCTCGGCGAGGTTCGCGGCGGACGGGGCGCCGGTGGGGGCGCATGACGTGGCCGAGGGGATTCCGGGGGCTTGGCGGGATGTACGGGGCTGA
- a CDS encoding NAD(P)/FAD-dependent oxidoreductase yields MREFAGWDPRVLSVLERAGQVYRYGIHTRTPLTRWNIGRVTLLGDSAHAMVPFQAQGAAQAILDAAVLGDVLRGATTADVPDSLDRYVRRRVAGATGMQAASALAGRDFHLPDGAGAQARNARMAAHAAEHRFMPQATAWRTNVLKEKPEP; encoded by the coding sequence TTGCGCGAGTTCGCCGGCTGGGACCCCCGAGTGCTGAGCGTCCTCGAACGCGCGGGCCAGGTGTACCGCTACGGCATCCACACCCGCACTCCGCTCACTCGCTGGAACATCGGCCGGGTGACCCTCCTCGGCGACAGCGCCCACGCGATGGTGCCGTTCCAGGCCCAGGGGGCGGCTCAGGCGATCCTGGACGCGGCCGTACTGGGCGACGTCCTCAGGGGCGCAACGACGGCCGACGTACCCGACTCACTGGACCGCTACGTCCGCCGACGCGTGGCGGGCGCCACGGGCATGCAGGCCGCTTCGGCCCTCGCGGGCAGGGACTTCCACCTGCCGGACGGGGCGGGGGCGCAGGCACGGAACGCCCGCATGGCTGCACACGCGGCCGAGCACAGGTTCATGCCCCAGGCGACGGCGTGGAGGACGAACGTGTTGAAGGAGAAGCCGGAGCCATGA
- a CDS encoding FAD-dependent monooxygenase: protein MRAIVVGAGIGGLAATLSLRRAGVEVTLVEQTARFTEVGAGIQLAPNATRELRRLDVLDAVADQAARPAHVSFRTWSDGSEICRYALGREAEEEFGAPYLVVHRADLHGAMAAAVPRESVRLNTTVVAIGQDDDHAQVMTATGERLTADLVVAADGIRSAARQWLFGKDETVFSGTVAYRALLPAEEVAGLGLPHSPSGSARTTTSSTTGCGAVNYSTWWPCSARASWPRSRGPLGRNPASNCASSPAGTPEC, encoded by the coding sequence ATGAGGGCGATCGTCGTGGGAGCGGGCATCGGAGGACTGGCCGCGACACTGAGCCTGCGCCGTGCGGGCGTCGAAGTGACGCTGGTCGAGCAGACGGCGCGCTTCACGGAGGTGGGCGCCGGCATCCAACTCGCCCCCAACGCCACGCGGGAGCTGCGCCGGCTCGACGTGCTGGACGCAGTCGCCGACCAGGCCGCCCGCCCTGCCCACGTGAGCTTCCGCACCTGGTCGGACGGGTCGGAGATCTGCCGCTACGCGCTGGGCCGCGAGGCGGAGGAGGAGTTCGGGGCGCCGTATCTGGTGGTGCACCGGGCGGACCTGCACGGCGCCATGGCCGCCGCGGTGCCACGGGAGTCGGTACGCCTGAACACGACGGTCGTCGCGATCGGCCAGGACGACGATCACGCCCAGGTGATGACGGCGACAGGCGAGCGCCTGACCGCGGACCTCGTGGTGGCGGCGGACGGCATCCGGTCCGCCGCCCGCCAGTGGCTCTTCGGCAAGGACGAGACGGTCTTCTCGGGAACGGTCGCGTACCGGGCCCTGCTGCCGGCCGAGGAAGTGGCCGGCTTAGGCCTCCCCCACTCGCCGTCTGGCTCGGCCCGGACCACCACTTCGTCCACTACTGGGTGCGGCGCGGTGAACTACTCAACGTGGTGGCCGTGTTCAGCACGAGCGAGTTGGCCCAGGAGTCGTGGACCGCTCGGGCGGAACCCGGCGAGCAATTGCGCGAGTTCGCCGGCTGGGACCCCCGAGTGCTGA